In Lewinellaceae bacterium, a single window of DNA contains:
- a CDS encoding gliding motility-associated C-terminal domain-containing protein: protein MIDIENKPTAVARFVLTAIGLWGVAMLSAQPTCTGNLGANIFDAGDFGSGTTNLILSDPGIAPGYIYTLSPPPQDGFYTITNNTGAWSGLFGTWLQIRDNSSDPLGYMMVVNASYSTGIFYEQTVDGLCENTLYEFSADVINLIRSGVANHIKPNVSFLINDEVRYSTGDIPQNNIWNAYGFTFTTAPGETSVKLTLRNNAPGGIGNDLALDNISFRACGPAALILPVEVANICEDGNPIALNATIQGDQFPTPALQWQESFDEGATWADIPGANGNSIQHTQLSGGFYYYRYLLANSPANLANSKCRVISNVKVVYVQPKFHSVLDTICEGGTYLFGDTPIVERGTYIDTLVSSIGCDSIVTLMLSVVPDGGLTAEMAASDPSCAGYQDGAIEVSDVRNFYPPVSISLDGEVIMAEQASFSNLAAGSYFLSVYDRLGCRVEYDVVLNNPDSLRIGLGPDRAIGLGDEIILPVTTNYPLSSFEWSPPELVICNDDCLKPFLQPLQTTTYYFTGITASGCTATDSVRIQVNEVRSVYIPNAFSPNEDGRNDRFVLYADVPNVQEVASMQIFNRWGAVVFEQSNFLPNDLSLGWDGTFKGKEAPAGAYTYVFRVRFLDEVELEYTGAVHLVR from the coding sequence ATGATAGACATTGAAAATAAGCCCACCGCCGTTGCTCGATTCGTTTTAACCGCCATTGGCTTGTGGGGGGTTGCTATGCTTTCCGCCCAGCCTACCTGCACCGGCAACCTGGGCGCCAACATCTTCGATGCCGGCGACTTTGGCTCGGGGACAACCAACCTCATCCTATCTGACCCGGGCATCGCTCCTGGTTATATCTATACCTTGTCGCCTCCTCCCCAGGATGGCTTTTATACCATCACCAACAATACAGGCGCCTGGAGCGGCCTCTTTGGAACCTGGTTGCAAATCCGGGACAACAGCAGCGACCCGCTGGGCTATATGATGGTGGTCAACGCCAGCTATTCGACCGGCATTTTTTATGAACAGACGGTGGACGGCCTGTGCGAAAATACCCTCTACGAGTTTTCGGCCGATGTGATCAACCTGATCCGGTCAGGGGTCGCCAATCACATCAAGCCCAACGTGTCCTTCCTAATCAACGATGAAGTGCGCTACAGCACGGGAGATATTCCCCAGAATAATATATGGAACGCCTATGGCTTTACTTTCACCACCGCGCCGGGAGAAACCTCTGTGAAGCTGACCCTGCGCAACAACGCCCCCGGCGGCATCGGCAACGACCTGGCGCTCGACAATATCTCTTTCCGGGCATGCGGCCCGGCGGCCCTTATCCTGCCGGTTGAAGTGGCCAACATCTGCGAAGACGGCAACCCCATTGCTCTGAATGCCACCATTCAGGGGGATCAGTTTCCTACTCCCGCCCTGCAGTGGCAGGAGAGCTTTGACGAAGGCGCTACCTGGGCTGATATTCCCGGCGCCAATGGCAATTCGATCCAACACACCCAGTTGTCCGGAGGGTTTTATTACTACCGCTACCTGCTGGCCAACTCGCCCGCCAACCTGGCCAATTCCAAATGCCGGGTCATTTCTAATGTGAAAGTGGTGTATGTACAGCCGAAATTTCATTCGGTACTGGATACAATTTGTGAAGGGGGCACTTATTTGTTCGGCGACACGCCGATTGTGGAAAGGGGCACTTATATTGATACTTTGGTGTCTTCCATCGGTTGCGATAGCATCGTCACCCTCATGCTCAGCGTTGTGCCCGACGGTGGCCTCACCGCCGAGATGGCCGCGAGCGATCCCAGCTGTGCCGGCTACCAGGACGGGGCCATCGAAGTATCCGATGTCCGGAATTTCTATCCTCCCGTTTCGATCAGCCTGGATGGGGAAGTGATAATGGCGGAGCAGGCTTCTTTTTCTAACCTGGCCGCCGGTTCCTATTTCCTCTCTGTCTATGACCGGTTGGGCTGCAGGGTGGAATACGACGTCGTCCTGAATAATCCCGACTCATTGAGGATCGGCCTGGGCCCGGACCGGGCCATCGGGCTGGGCGACGAGATTATTCTGCCCGTCACCACCAACTACCCCCTTTCCAGCTTTGAATGGTCGCCCCCGGAGCTGGTGATTTGCAATGACGACTGCCTGAAGCCGTTCCTGCAGCCGCTTCAAACGACGACTTATTATTTTACGGGGATCACCGCGTCAGGCTGCACGGCAACGGATTCCGTCCGGATTCAGGTCAACGAGGTCCGGTCCGTATACATTCCCAATGCTTTCTCTCCCAACGAGGACGGGCGCAACGACCGCTTCGTACTTTACGCCGATGTGCCCAACGTGCAGGAGGTGGCAAGCATGCAAATCTTTAACCGATGGGGCGCGGTGGTTTTTGAACAAAGCAATTTCCTGCCCAACGACCTGTCGCTGGGGTGGGATGGTACCTTTAAAGGCAAAGAAGCGCCTGCCGGAGCCTATACCTATGTCTTCCGGGTGCGTTTTCTGGATGAGGTGGAGCTGGAGTATACGGGGGCGGTGCATTTGGTGCGGTAG
- the rfaD gene encoding ADP-glyceromanno-heptose 6-epimerase, which translates to MIAVTGAAGFIGSCMVRKLNDEGLSNILIVDEFSHEEKNRNLEGKKYLEKVHRNDFPGWLWEKHYFVDAIFHLGARTDTTEKDWGIFQELNLDYSKALWELCAKHNIPLIYASSAATYGLGEHGYDDRHDIVGQLHPLNPYGESKNRFDEWALKQAAQPPHWYGLKFFNVYGPNEYHKGRMASVIFHTARQIKATGSMKLFRSHRKDYEDGQQSRDFVYIKDVIDILFWLFRQQPANGLYNLGTGKARTFYDLAAATFRAMGREPNISFIDTPEDIRDTYQYFTEANMNKLREVGYEKDFYSLEEGIEDYVKGYLMEERML; encoded by the coding sequence ATGATCGCAGTCACCGGCGCCGCAGGCTTCATCGGCAGTTGTATGGTTAGAAAGCTCAACGACGAAGGGCTTTCCAATATCCTCATCGTCGACGAATTCAGCCACGAAGAGAAGAACCGCAACCTGGAAGGCAAAAAATACTTGGAAAAAGTACACCGCAACGATTTTCCCGGCTGGCTCTGGGAAAAACACTATTTCGTCGACGCCATATTCCATCTGGGCGCCCGCACCGACACCACCGAGAAGGACTGGGGCATTTTCCAGGAACTCAACCTCGACTACAGCAAGGCCCTTTGGGAACTTTGCGCTAAACACAACATACCACTGATCTACGCCTCCAGCGCCGCCACCTACGGCCTGGGCGAGCACGGCTACGACGACCGCCACGACATCGTTGGGCAACTCCATCCCCTCAACCCCTATGGCGAATCCAAAAACCGCTTCGATGAATGGGCGCTGAAGCAGGCCGCTCAGCCGCCTCACTGGTATGGCCTGAAGTTCTTCAATGTCTATGGCCCCAACGAGTACCACAAGGGCCGAATGGCCTCCGTCATCTTCCACACCGCGCGCCAGATCAAGGCCACCGGCAGCATGAAGCTCTTCCGCTCTCATCGCAAAGACTACGAAGACGGCCAGCAGAGCCGGGATTTTGTCTACATCAAAGACGTGATCGACATCCTGTTTTGGCTTTTCCGGCAGCAGCCAGCCAACGGCCTGTACAACCTGGGCACGGGCAAAGCCCGCACCTTCTACGACCTGGCCGCCGCCACTTTCCGCGCCATGGGCCGGGAACCGAACATCAGCTTCATCGATACGCCCGAGGATATCCGCGACACTTACCAGTATTTTACCGAAGCCAATATGAATAAGCTGCGGGAAGTGGGATATGAAAAGGATTTCTATTCTCTGGAAGAGGGGATTGAGGATTATGTGAAGGGTTATTTAATGGAGGAGAGGATGTTATAG
- a CDS encoding four helix bundle protein, producing MSYKKLEIWKLARELSIEIHKMTMQLPAFEMYEQGRQIRKSIKTVRSTIVEGYGRRRFKQDYIKFIIYALSSNDETIDHLDELFETESLKDDELYRNLSGRLQKLGIKINNFLASVEKNHRSVK from the coding sequence ATGAGCTATAAGAAACTGGAAATTTGGAAACTGGCGCGCGAACTTTCGATAGAAATTCACAAAATGACAATGCAATTGCCTGCTTTTGAAATGTATGAACAAGGGCGGCAAATTCGGAAATCTATTAAAACTGTTAGGTCGACCATTGTAGAAGGGTATGGCAGGAGGCGTTTCAAACAGGATTATATTAAATTTATCATCTATGCCCTGTCATCCAACGATGAAACTATCGATCATTTGGATGAGCTTTTTGAAACTGAATCTCTTAAAGATGATGAACTTTATAGAAATCTTTCAGGCCGTCTTCAAAAACTGGGCATCAAGATCAATAATTTTCTAGCATCAGTTGAGAAAAATCATCGTAGTGTTAAGTAA
- a CDS encoding uroporphyrinogen-III synthase has protein sequence MNLKIFISRELKEDSVFSTRIEAAGAEVAGQSLIEFAPVAFDVVPPCEWIFFYSKKAVRFFFEGLPGEAPADVLWAALGRGTAGALLERGIAPDFIGTGAPEGVAVAFAQEAAGLRVLFPQALHSRQSIQQLLEGKIQAASLVVYDNRPRQAFDIPFCQVLVFTSPLNAEAYFGKYTLEKEQQVVAIGETTAAALHRLGVRKVIVAAEPSEESLAAVAISLLKIRE, from the coding sequence ATGAACCTGAAAATATTCATCAGCCGGGAGTTGAAAGAAGACAGCGTTTTTTCCACCCGCATCGAAGCGGCGGGAGCCGAGGTGGCCGGTCAATCTCTGATCGAATTCGCCCCGGTGGCCTTCGATGTTGTGCCGCCGTGCGAATGGATTTTCTTTTACAGCAAAAAGGCGGTGCGGTTCTTCTTTGAAGGGCTGCCGGGGGAGGCGCCGGCCGATGTGCTTTGGGCCGCCCTTGGCAGAGGCACGGCTGGCGCTTTGCTGGAAAGGGGCATCGCCCCCGATTTTATCGGAACCGGCGCGCCGGAAGGAGTGGCGGTGGCTTTCGCCCAAGAGGCGGCGGGCCTGCGGGTGCTCTTTCCGCAGGCGCTGCATTCCCGGCAATCCATACAGCAATTGCTGGAAGGCAAAATACAAGCCGCCAGCCTGGTGGTGTACGACAACCGCCCCCGGCAGGCTTTCGATATTCCCTTTTGCCAGGTACTTGTCTTCACCAGCCCTTTAAATGCAGAGGCTTATTTTGGCAAATATACGCTGGAAAAGGAGCAACAGGTTGTAGCCATTGGCGAAACAACAGCAGCGGCGCTTCACCGGTTAGGGGTTAGGAAAGTGATAGTGGCTGCGGAACCCTCGGAAGAGAGCCTGGCAGCAGTGGCGATCTCTTTATTGAAAATCAGGGAATAG
- the hemC gene encoding hydroxymethylbilane synthase, protein MNTTIRIGTRGSKLALWQAHYTQQQLKTAGIDSELAIIKTQGDRIQHLSFDKMEGKGFFTKEIEDALLREDIDLAVHSMKDLPTRSPEGLSVAAVSYRENPADWLVVRRETLEAGALFQLPQGAVVGTSSARRKAQLLDFRPDIEIRDIRGNVPTRLRKLSEGQFDAIMLAAAGLSRLELDTSAFHIVKFSPKEFIPAPAQGVLAWQTRAGDTATRRALKHIHQAEVSAITNIERRVLNLLDGGCQMPLGVYCEQDEQGNYHVWAAKADAWNAPVKKVRLSQSTNHQLAERVVEALKD, encoded by the coding sequence TTGAACACAACAATCAGAATAGGCACACGAGGAAGCAAGCTGGCTTTGTGGCAGGCTCATTACACGCAGCAGCAACTCAAAACCGCCGGTATTGATTCAGAACTGGCCATCATCAAAACGCAGGGCGACCGCATTCAACACCTCAGCTTCGACAAGATGGAGGGCAAGGGCTTTTTTACCAAAGAGATCGAAGATGCCCTGCTTCGGGAGGATATCGACCTGGCGGTCCATTCCATGAAAGACCTGCCTACCCGTTCGCCGGAGGGCTTGTCTGTTGCCGCCGTTTCCTATCGCGAAAATCCAGCCGACTGGCTGGTCGTCCGCAGGGAAACCCTGGAGGCGGGCGCTCTTTTCCAGTTGCCCCAGGGAGCTGTAGTGGGCACTTCTTCCGCCCGCCGGAAAGCCCAGCTGCTGGATTTCCGGCCAGACATCGAGATCAGGGACATCCGCGGCAACGTGCCGACGCGCCTGCGCAAACTCAGCGAAGGGCAGTTCGACGCGATCATGCTGGCCGCCGCGGGCCTCAGCCGCCTGGAATTGGATACCTCGGCGTTTCATATCGTCAAATTTAGCCCGAAGGAGTTTATCCCGGCGCCTGCTCAGGGGGTCCTGGCCTGGCAAACCAGGGCCGGCGATACGGCCACCCGCCGCGCCCTGAAACACATCCACCAGGCAGAGGTGTCGGCCATCACCAATATCGAACGCCGGGTGCTCAACCTCCTGGACGGCGGCTGCCAGATGCCTTTAGGCGTCTATTGCGAACAGGATGAACAGGGCAATTACCACGTTTGGGCAGCCAAGGCCGATGCCTGGAACGCTCCGGTCAAAAAGGTGCGCCTCTCTCAGAGTACGAACCATCAGCTGGCCGAAAGGGTGGTGGAGGCATTGAAAGATTGA
- the lpxD gene encoding UDP-3-O-(3-hydroxymyristoyl)glucosamine N-acyltransferase yields MQLSARELANFLDGIVEGDPEVKVNRPSRIEDGGEGTISFLGNPRYEEYAYTTTASILLVSRSFEARQPVSATLVRVEDVYGAVAKLLEKFGSDNHEPAVISDQAFIDGTATLGDNVAVGPFTVVEAGASIGKGCRIKAQVFIGKGVKLGENVTVYPGARILDNCEIGNNCIIHSNVVIGSDGFGFALQEDGSYNKIAHVGQVVVEDQVEIGANTTIDRATMGATRIRKGVKLDNLIQVGHNVDIGENTVIAAQSGVAGSTKIGKSCRIGGQVGFVGHIEIADGTQIQAQSGIAAPIEKPNQAFFGSPAIDYKNYIRSYAVFKQLPELYKKIRELERQLNQQQDAPNQDSSS; encoded by the coding sequence ATGCAACTATCAGCCAGAGAACTAGCAAATTTCCTTGACGGGATAGTGGAAGGAGACCCGGAGGTAAAGGTGAACCGCCCCAGCCGCATAGAGGATGGGGGGGAAGGTACAATTTCTTTTCTCGGCAACCCAAGGTATGAAGAATACGCTTACACGACCACCGCTTCTATCCTGCTTGTCAGCCGCAGCTTCGAAGCCCGGCAGCCCGTATCGGCCACGCTGGTACGGGTAGAAGACGTCTATGGAGCGGTGGCGAAGCTGCTGGAAAAGTTTGGCAGCGACAACCACGAGCCTGCCGTTATTTCGGATCAAGCCTTCATCGACGGCACCGCTACCCTGGGTGATAATGTGGCGGTGGGCCCTTTCACGGTCGTGGAGGCCGGCGCCAGCATTGGCAAGGGATGCCGGATAAAAGCCCAGGTATTTATTGGCAAAGGGGTAAAGCTGGGAGAAAATGTAACGGTGTATCCCGGCGCCCGGATTCTGGACAATTGCGAAATAGGCAACAACTGCATCATTCATTCTAATGTGGTGATTGGAAGCGACGGCTTCGGCTTTGCCCTCCAGGAAGACGGCTCCTACAATAAAATCGCCCATGTAGGCCAGGTAGTGGTGGAAGACCAGGTGGAAATCGGGGCCAATACGACCATCGACCGGGCAACGATGGGCGCCACCCGTATCCGCAAAGGAGTGAAACTGGATAACCTCATACAGGTGGGCCATAATGTCGACATCGGAGAAAACACCGTCATCGCCGCTCAATCCGGTGTTGCCGGCAGCACCAAGATTGGAAAATCCTGCCGCATCGGCGGCCAGGTGGGTTTCGTGGGGCACATCGAGATTGCCGACGGCACCCAGATTCAGGCCCAAAGCGGCATAGCCGCTCCTATTGAAAAGCCCAACCAGGCCTTCTTCGGCTCCCCCGCCATTGATTACAAAAACTACATCCGCTCCTACGCCGTTTTTAAGCAACTCCCCGAATTATACAAAAAAATCCGGGAACTGGAACGGCAACTCAACCAACAGCAAGATGCACCTAACCAGGACTCGAGTAGTTAA